Proteins encoded in a region of the Deltaproteobacteria bacterium HGW-Deltaproteobacteria-18 genome:
- a CDS encoding 4Fe-4S ferredoxin, with amino-acid sequence MKINRRLFLASGLAAAAGAVARPAQALAGEGGSSGTNDAVVLATLLDISKCIACGACVEACRETNGHKFPKPTKPFPKMYPAKVKAADWSDKQDVDDRLTPYNWLYIQTATGEYNGEPFELNIPRRCLHCQNPPCANLCPWGAASKDGRGIVSINDEICLGGSKCKSVCPWHIPERQTGVGLYLKLAPSFAGNGVMYKCDRCRDLVAQGKTPACIEPCPEGVQTIGPRDEIRAMALKLAEETGGFIYGDTENGGTNTFYVSPVPFDVLDQAVEQGAGKPHLASVGNPFVKEEQLARAVYAAPFVGLVAGVLHLVRGATSEDSNE; translated from the coding sequence ATGAAAATAAACCGCAGACTCTTCCTTGCCTCGGGCCTGGCCGCAGCGGCCGGTGCCGTGGCCAGGCCTGCGCAGGCCCTTGCCGGGGAAGGCGGCAGTTCCGGCACGAACGACGCTGTCGTCCTGGCAACCCTGCTCGACATTTCCAAGTGCATCGCCTGCGGCGCATGCGTGGAAGCATGTCGCGAGACCAACGGGCACAAATTCCCCAAACCGACAAAACCCTTCCCCAAGATGTATCCGGCCAAGGTCAAGGCCGCTGACTGGTCGGACAAGCAGGACGTGGACGACCGCCTGACTCCCTACAACTGGCTCTACATCCAGACGGCCACGGGCGAATACAACGGCGAGCCCTTCGAATTGAACATCCCGCGCCGCTGTCTGCATTGCCAGAACCCGCCCTGTGCCAATCTCTGCCCTTGGGGCGCAGCATCAAAGGACGGCCGGGGCATCGTCAGCATCAACGACGAGATCTGCCTGGGCGGCTCCAAATGCAAGAGCGTCTGCCCGTGGCACATCCCCGAACGCCAGACAGGCGTCGGGCTGTACCTGAAGCTCGCACCGAGCTTCGCGGGAAACGGCGTCATGTACAAATGCGACCGCTGCCGGGACCTGGTCGCCCAGGGAAAGACTCCGGCCTGCATCGAGCCCTGCCCCGAAGGAGTGCAGACCATCGGCCCGCGCGACGAGATCAGGGCCATGGCCCTCAAGCTGGCCGAGGAAACCGGGGGCTTCATCTACGGCGACACCGAGAACGGCGGGACCAACACGTTTTACGTTTCCCCCGTGCCCTTCGACGTCCTTGACCAGGCCGTTGAACAGGGGGCGGGCAAACCGCACCTGGCATCGGTCGGAAACCCGTTCGTTAAGGAAGAGCAGCTGGCGCGTGCCGTCTATGCAGCTCCCTTCGTCGGGCTCGTGGCCGGCGTGCTGCATCTGGTACGCGGGGCCACTTCGGAGGACAGCAATGAATAA
- a CDS encoding sigma-54-dependent Fis family transcriptional regulator, translated as MDEDLNQYWKTVVNTIQDGIMIVTPDGKIVSVNEGLVSMTGYSREELIGASCTILGCSSCELARGIPECHWCVMFKKGELRKQQCALMRKDGSRVPVVKNASVLKDRDGEIIGAVETMTDISDLVDKEEQLEIFRREISREDSFHGIVGRAANMQRVFDFIDGVAQIDSPVIIYGESGTGKELVAKAIHEAGPRRDKPFIKVNCAALNESLLESELFGHVRGAYTGAHKDRMGRFESAGDGDIFLDEIGDLPASTQVKLLRVLEEKVIERVGDHKPIPIQARILTATNRDLPELIARNLFRQDLYYRINVIPIRIPALRERREDIPLLASSFFLRMQLKSGKKVQGISREAMDLLLRHPWPGNVRELRSAFEYAFVACKTDMIEPGDLPTELMSESVACVPADVATRSLDEIKKERLVQALREADGNQSEAARILGISRTSVWSQMKRYSVGSGQV; from the coding sequence ATGGATGAAGATCTGAATCAATATTGGAAGACCGTGGTCAACACCATTCAGGACGGCATCATGATCGTCACGCCGGATGGCAAGATCGTGTCCGTCAACGAGGGCCTGGTGAGCATGACGGGTTATTCCCGCGAAGAGCTTATCGGGGCTTCGTGCACGATCCTTGGCTGCTCGTCCTGCGAGCTGGCGCGCGGGATTCCGGAGTGTCACTGGTGCGTGATGTTCAAGAAGGGGGAGCTGCGCAAACAGCAGTGCGCCCTGATGCGCAAGGATGGCTCGCGCGTGCCGGTGGTCAAGAATGCCTCGGTGCTCAAGGACAGGGATGGCGAGATAATCGGGGCGGTGGAGACCATGACGGACATCTCGGACCTTGTGGACAAGGAAGAGCAGCTTGAGATCTTCCGGCGCGAGATTTCCCGCGAGGACTCCTTTCACGGCATCGTGGGCCGGGCCGCGAACATGCAGCGGGTCTTCGATTTTATCGACGGCGTGGCGCAGATCGACTCGCCGGTCATCATCTACGGCGAGAGCGGCACCGGCAAGGAGCTGGTGGCCAAGGCCATTCACGAGGCCGGTCCGCGCCGGGACAAGCCGTTCATCAAGGTCAACTGCGCGGCGCTCAACGAGTCGCTTCTGGAAAGCGAACTTTTTGGGCACGTCAGGGGCGCCTACACCGGTGCGCACAAGGATCGCATGGGGCGTTTCGAGAGCGCGGGCGACGGGGACATCTTTCTGGATGAAATCGGCGACCTTCCCGCCAGTACCCAGGTAAAGCTCTTGCGCGTGCTCGAAGAGAAGGTCATCGAGCGCGTTGGCGATCACAAGCCCATTCCCATCCAGGCCCGGATTCTCACGGCCACCAATCGCGATCTGCCGGAACTTATCGCCAGAAACCTGTTCCGCCAGGACCTGTACTATCGCATCAACGTCATTCCCATTCGCATCCCTGCGCTGCGCGAGCGCCGCGAGGACATTCCGCTTTTGGCCTCTTCGTTTTTCCTGCGCATGCAGCTCAAATCCGGCAAGAAGGTGCAGGGCATCTCGCGCGAAGCCATGGATCTGCTGCTGCGCCATCCCTGGCCCGGCAACGTGCGCGAGCTTCGCAGCGCCTTCGAGTACGCCTTTGTGGCCTGCAAGACGGACATGATCGAACCCGGCGACCTGCCGACCGAACTCATGAGCGAATCCGTGGCGTGCGTTCCTGCCGATGTGGCGACCAGAAGCCTGGACGAGATCAAAAAAGAACGCCTGGTGCAGGCCCTGCGAGAGGCGGACGGAAATCAGTCCGAAGCGGCGCGGATTCTGGGAATCTCCCGCACCAGTGTGTGGAGCCAGATGAAACGCTACAGCGTAGGTTCCGGGCAGGTTTGA